One window of the Klebsiella sp. WP3-W18-ESBL-02 genome contains the following:
- a CDS encoding DNA-binding transcriptional regulator, translating to MKNNEATDYKTVRGLTRGLLLLNLLNKFDGGASTATLAEFSGLHRTTVRRLLETLQEEGYVRRSLSDDSFRLTMKVRQLSEGFRDEHWISALATPLLGELLREVIWPTDLTTLDVDAMVVRETTHRFSRLSFHRAMVGRRLPLLLTASGLTWLAFSPEHERQPIIEMLAARPEEEYQLAREPEKLHAILERTRKNGYGENFQGWQLEQKIASIAVPVRSQARVIGCLNLVYIAKAMTIEQAAEKHLAALQRVTRQIEERMEEEEIFFEHR from the coding sequence ATGAAGAATAACGAGGCGACCGATTACAAAACCGTGCGGGGATTAACGCGGGGTTTATTGTTACTTAATTTGTTAAATAAATTCGACGGAGGCGCGTCAACCGCGACGCTGGCGGAGTTTAGCGGCCTGCACCGCACCACCGTACGCAGGCTGCTGGAGACCCTTCAGGAGGAGGGGTACGTGCGGCGCAGTTTGTCAGACGATAGCTTCCGTTTGACGATGAAAGTGCGGCAGTTAAGTGAGGGATTTCGTGACGAACATTGGATTTCTGCACTTGCAACGCCGCTACTTGGAGAATTATTGCGCGAGGTCATTTGGCCCACCGATTTAACCACGCTCGACGTTGATGCCATGGTCGTACGGGAAACCACCCACCGTTTTAGTCGCCTCTCCTTCCACCGCGCCATGGTGGGCCGACGCCTGCCGCTGCTGTTGACCGCGTCTGGCCTGACGTGGCTGGCTTTTTCGCCCGAGCATGAGCGTCAGCCCATTATTGAAATGCTGGCCGCCCGCCCGGAAGAGGAATACCAACTGGCCCGCGAGCCGGAAAAACTGCACGCGATACTCGAACGTACGCGGAAAAACGGCTACGGCGAAAACTTTCAGGGCTGGCAGCTGGAGCAAAAAATCGCCTCCATCGCCGTACCGGTACGAAGCCAGGCGCGGGTTATCGGCTGCCTGAATCTGGTCTATATCGCGAAGGCGATGACCATTGAGCAAGCGGCGGAAAAGCATCTGGCGGCGCTACAGCGCGTGACCCGGCAGATTGAAGAACGCATGGAAGAGGAAGAAATTTTCTTCGAACATCGTTAG
- a CDS encoding zinc-binding alcohol dehydrogenase family protein: MKAFAITRAAADGSNIPFIQEISLPVPQAAGHDLLVEIKAISVNPVDAKVRAGFSGETPRVLGWDAVGVVKAVGERVTLFTPGDEVWYAGALGRPGSNSEFQRVDERIVALKPRTLDNAAAAALPLTAITAWELLFDRLGVARGGNEGDTLLIVGAAGGVGSILTQLARKLTNMTVIGTASRPASQQWVREAGAHYVIDHSQPLSDELARIGVPAVTHVASLNNTAEHYLELINVLAPQGKLALIDDPEHLDVVPLKLKSLSLHWEFMFTRSMFETKDMDAQHRLLSEVATLIDTQVIRTTLGEHYGVINAENLQRAHAQLETGRAVGKIVLEGF; this comes from the coding sequence ATGAAAGCCTTTGCCATTACCAGAGCCGCCGCAGACGGCAGCAACATTCCGTTTATTCAAGAGATTTCCCTGCCCGTTCCACAAGCTGCGGGCCACGACCTGCTGGTGGAGATCAAAGCGATTTCCGTCAACCCCGTCGATGCTAAAGTGCGCGCCGGTTTTTCAGGCGAGACGCCGCGCGTGCTCGGCTGGGATGCCGTTGGCGTCGTCAAAGCCGTCGGCGAACGTGTGACCCTTTTCACCCCCGGCGATGAAGTCTGGTATGCCGGCGCACTCGGTCGTCCTGGCAGCAACAGCGAATTTCAGCGGGTGGATGAACGTATCGTCGCACTGAAGCCGCGTACCCTGGATAACGCCGCAGCCGCCGCGCTGCCGCTGACCGCCATTACCGCCTGGGAACTGTTGTTCGACCGTCTGGGCGTTGCCCGCGGCGGCAATGAGGGCGATACGCTGCTCATTGTCGGCGCGGCGGGCGGTGTCGGCTCTATTCTGACTCAGCTTGCCCGTAAACTGACGAACATGACGGTCATCGGTACCGCGTCTCGCCCAGCCAGTCAGCAGTGGGTGCGTGAGGCTGGCGCCCACTATGTTATCGATCACAGTCAACCGCTGAGCGACGAGCTGGCACGCATTGGCGTCCCCGCCGTCACGCACGTTGCCAGCCTGAATAATACGGCAGAACACTATTTAGAGCTTATTAACGTGCTGGCCCCACAGGGAAAACTGGCGCTCATTGATGACCCGGAGCACCTCGACGTGGTGCCGCTGAAGCTAAAAAGTCTTTCGCTGCACTGGGAGTTTATGTTCACCCGTTCAATGTTTGAGACCAAAGACATGGATGCACAGCACCGTTTACTGTCTGAAGTGGCGACGCTGATAGATACTCAGGTTATTCGCACCACGCTGGGCGAGCATTACGGCGTGATTAACGCTGAAAACCTGCAACGGGCGCACGCTCAGCTCGAAACCGGCCGCGCGGTTGGAAAAATCGTGCTGGAGGGGTTTTAG
- a CDS encoding putative quinol monooxygenase — translation MIAILAVLKAQPGKTQALREALSALLRPTREEPGNLEYALFQRRDEPETFYMHERWRDQAALDHHVSQAHFQAFVGQMDTLLAEPLRLEYLTPIEA, via the coding sequence ATGATCGCGATACTTGCCGTGCTGAAGGCCCAACCGGGAAAAACGCAGGCGCTGCGCGAGGCGCTAAGCGCTCTGCTGCGACCCACGCGTGAGGAGCCAGGCAACCTCGAGTACGCGCTGTTTCAACGGCGCGATGAACCAGAGACATTTTACATGCACGAGCGCTGGCGCGACCAGGCTGCGCTGGACCATCATGTATCGCAGGCGCACTTTCAGGCGTTTGTTGGGCAAATGGATACTCTGCTGGCCGAGCCGCTACGGCTGGAATATTTAACGCCGATCGAGGCGTAA
- the menI gene encoding 1,4-dihydroxy-2-naphthoyl-CoA hydrolase, whose protein sequence is MIWRRQTTLEALNAMGEGNMVGLLDIQFDSIGDDSLEATMPVDHRTHQPFGLLHGGASVVLAETLGSVAGYLCTEGDQRVVGLEVNANHIRSARSGRVRGVCKALHAGRRHQVWQIEIFDDEGRLCCSSRLTTAVV, encoded by the coding sequence ATGATCTGGAGACGGCAAACCACGCTGGAGGCATTGAACGCGATGGGCGAAGGCAATATGGTCGGGCTGCTGGATATTCAGTTCGACAGTATTGGCGACGATTCGCTGGAAGCCACCATGCCGGTAGACCACCGTACTCATCAGCCGTTTGGCCTGCTGCATGGCGGCGCGTCGGTGGTGCTGGCTGAAACCCTCGGGTCGGTGGCTGGATATCTGTGTACGGAGGGCGATCAGCGGGTGGTGGGGCTGGAGGTGAATGCCAACCATATCCGCTCTGCGCGCAGCGGGCGGGTACGCGGAGTGTGCAAAGCGCTGCATGCCGGGCGGCGCCATCAGGTCTGGCAGATTGAAATCTTCGACGATGAAGGGCGGCTTTGCTGCTCCTCGCGGCTGACGACGGCAGTCGTATAA
- a CDS encoding FAD-binding and (Fe-S)-binding domain-containing protein has product MIPQISQAPGVVQLVLNYLQALEQQGFTGDTATRYADRLTMATDNSIYQLLPDAVVFPRSTADVALLARLAAEERFQSLVFTPRGGGTGTNGQSLNQGIIIDMSRYMNRIIEINPEEGWVRVEAGVIKDQLNQYLKPYGYFFSPELSTSNRATLGGMINTDASGQGSLVYGKTSDHVLGVRAVLLGGDILDTQPVPIALAETLAKQQSAVGRIYRTVFERCRENRQLILDKFPKLNRFLTGYDLRHVFNDEMTEFDLTRILTGSEGTLAFITEARLDITPLPKVRRLVNIKYDSFDSALRNAPFMVEARALSVETVDSKVLNLAREDIVWHSVNELITDVPDKDMLGLNIVEFAGDDDALIEGQVSALCQRLDELISQQEGGVIGWQRCNELDGIERIYAMRKKAVGLLGNAKGAAKPIPFAEDTCVPPEHLADYIVEFRALLDSHGLSYGMFGHVDAGVLHVRPALDMCDPQQEILMKTISDEVVALTAKYGGLLWGEHGKGFRAEYSPAFFGEQLYGELRKVKAAFDPDNRLNPGKICPPEGIDAPMMKVDAVKRGTFDRQIPVTVRSAWRGAMECNGNGLCFNFDAKSPMCPSMKITNNRMHSPKGRATLVREWLRLLADRGVDPLLLEKELPEKRASLRALVERTRNSWHARKGEYDFSHEVKEAMSGCLACKACSTQCPIKIDVPEFRSRFLQLYHTRYLRPVRDHLVATVESYAPLMARAPKTFNFFMSQPLVRKLSEKHIGMVDLPLLSAPSLQKQMVTHRSANMTLEQLETLTPAQKAQTVLVVQDPFTSYYDAQVVADFVRLIDKLGYQPVLLPFSPNGKAQHIKGFVTRFTKTAQKTADYLNRVAALGMPMVGVDPALVLCYRDEYNQVLGDKRGDFNVMLVHEWLPQALAQRESPPPSGEAWYLFGHCTEVTALPTAPKQWASIFARFGATLENVSVGCCGMAGTYGHEVKNHANSLGIYELSWQQAMQRLPRNRCLATGYSCRSQVKRVEGNGVRHPLQALLEIIG; this is encoded by the coding sequence ATGATCCCACAGATTTCCCAGGCACCCGGCGTAGTACAGCTGGTGCTGAATTATTTGCAGGCACTGGAGCAACAAGGTTTTACCGGCGATACCGCCACCCGCTACGCCGACAGGCTAACGATGGCGACCGATAACAGTATCTACCAGCTGCTCCCGGATGCGGTGGTATTCCCGCGCTCCACCGCCGATGTCGCGCTGCTGGCTCGTCTGGCGGCGGAAGAACGTTTTCAATCCCTGGTTTTCACCCCGCGCGGCGGCGGCACCGGCACTAACGGGCAGTCGTTGAACCAGGGCATCATTATTGATATGTCCCGCTATATGAATCGCATCATTGAAATCAACCCTGAAGAGGGCTGGGTGCGCGTCGAAGCGGGTGTGATTAAGGATCAGCTTAATCAATATCTTAAGCCCTATGGCTACTTTTTCTCGCCTGAACTGTCGACCAGTAACCGTGCAACGCTGGGCGGGATGATCAATACCGACGCCTCCGGGCAGGGTTCGCTGGTGTACGGTAAAACCTCCGATCACGTGCTGGGCGTGCGCGCCGTGTTGCTGGGCGGCGATATTCTGGATACTCAACCGGTGCCGATCGCGCTGGCCGAAACGCTGGCCAAACAGCAGTCGGCGGTAGGGCGAATCTATCGCACCGTGTTTGAACGCTGTCGCGAAAACCGCCAGCTGATCCTCGACAAATTCCCCAAACTCAACCGCTTCCTGACCGGCTACGACCTGCGTCACGTCTTTAACGATGAGATGACCGAGTTTGACCTGACCCGCATTCTTACCGGTTCGGAAGGGACGCTGGCGTTTATTACCGAAGCGCGTCTGGACATTACGCCGTTGCCGAAGGTGCGCCGGCTGGTCAACATTAAATACGACTCCTTCGACTCGGCGCTGCGCAACGCGCCGTTTATGGTAGAAGCGCGCGCGCTGTCGGTTGAAACCGTTGACTCTAAGGTGTTGAACCTCGCGCGGGAAGACATCGTCTGGCATTCGGTGAATGAACTGATTACCGACGTTCCCGACAAAGACATGCTCGGGCTCAATATCGTGGAGTTCGCCGGTGATGACGATGCGCTGATCGAAGGCCAGGTCAGCGCACTGTGCCAGCGTCTGGATGAACTCATCAGCCAGCAAGAAGGCGGCGTGATTGGCTGGCAGCGCTGTAACGAACTGGACGGTATCGAACGTATCTATGCTATGCGTAAAAAGGCCGTCGGCCTGCTTGGTAATGCAAAAGGCGCGGCCAAGCCGATTCCCTTTGCCGAAGATACCTGCGTGCCGCCGGAGCATCTGGCGGACTATATCGTTGAGTTCCGCGCGCTGCTCGATAGCCACGGCCTGAGCTACGGCATGTTTGGCCACGTGGATGCGGGCGTACTGCATGTGCGTCCAGCGCTGGATATGTGCGACCCGCAGCAGGAGATTCTGATGAAGACGATCTCCGATGAGGTGGTGGCGCTGACCGCGAAATACGGCGGTCTGCTGTGGGGCGAGCACGGTAAAGGGTTCCGCGCCGAGTACAGTCCCGCCTTCTTCGGCGAGCAGCTGTACGGCGAACTGCGGAAGGTGAAAGCAGCATTTGACCCGGACAACCGCCTGAACCCGGGCAAAATCTGCCCGCCGGAAGGTATTGATGCGCCAATGATGAAAGTCGATGCGGTGAAGCGCGGCACTTTCGACAGGCAAATTCCGGTCACCGTGCGTTCGGCGTGGCGTGGCGCGATGGAGTGTAACGGCAACGGTCTGTGCTTCAACTTTGACGCTAAAAGCCCAATGTGCCCGTCGATGAAGATCACCAACAACCGGATGCACTCGCCAAAAGGCCGTGCGACCCTGGTGCGCGAATGGCTGCGCCTGTTGGCCGACCGCGGCGTCGATCCGCTGCTGCTGGAAAAAGAGCTTCCGGAGAAACGCGCCAGCCTGCGTGCGCTGGTCGAGCGCACCCGTAATAGCTGGCATGCGCGCAAGGGCGAGTATGATTTTTCGCATGAGGTTAAAGAGGCCATGTCCGGCTGTCTGGCCTGCAAAGCCTGTTCAACCCAGTGCCCGATTAAAATCGACGTGCCGGAGTTTCGCTCCCGCTTCCTGCAGCTCTACCACACGCGCTATCTGCGCCCGGTGCGCGATCATCTGGTCGCGACGGTGGAAAGCTACGCGCCGCTGATGGCCCGCGCGCCGAAAACCTTTAACTTCTTTATGAGCCAGCCGCTGGTGCGTAAGCTGTCGGAAAAACACATCGGCATGGTCGATCTGCCGCTGCTTTCCGCGCCGTCGCTGCAAAAGCAGATGGTGACGCACCGTTCTGCCAATATGACGCTGGAGCAGTTGGAAACGCTCACTCCGGCGCAAAAAGCGCAGACTGTGCTGGTTGTACAGGATCCCTTCACCAGCTATTACGATGCTCAGGTAGTGGCCGATTTTGTCCGGCTCATCGACAAGCTTGGCTACCAGCCGGTGCTGCTGCCGTTTTCACCGAACGGTAAGGCACAGCATATTAAAGGCTTTGTTACCCGTTTCACCAAAACGGCGCAGAAAACCGCCGACTACCTGAACCGGGTGGCGGCGCTGGGGATGCCGATGGTAGGCGTCGATCCAGCGTTGGTGCTGTGCTATCGCGACGAATACAACCAGGTTCTGGGCGACAAACGCGGCGACTTCAACGTGATGCTGGTGCACGAATGGCTGCCGCAGGCGCTGGCACAACGTGAAAGCCCGCCGCCGTCGGGTGAGGCCTGGTATCTGTTCGGCCACTGCACGGAAGTGACCGCGCTGCCGACGGCACCGAAACAGTGGGCGTCTATCTTTGCGCGCTTTGGCGCCACGCTTGAGAACGTTAGCGTCGGCTGCTGCGGTATGGCGGGCACCTACGGCCATGAAGTGAAGAATCACGCCAATTCGTTGGGCATTTATGAGCTATCGTGGCAGCAGGCGATGCAGCGCCTGCCGCGCAACCGCTGTCTGGCAACCGGCTATTCCTGCCGCAGCCAGGTGAAGCGCGTTGAAGGTAACGGCGTACGCCATCCCCTGCAGGCTTTACTGGAGATTATCGGATGA